In the genome of Saprospira sp. CCB-QB6, one region contains:
- the pyrH gene encoding UMP kinase — protein MANYKRVLLKLSGESLMGGKDFGISPKMLEHYASEIRRAVDQGIEVAVVIGGGNIFRGLEAKDSGIERVQGDYMGMLATVINGLALQSALEAEGIYTRLMTALGMDKVAEPYIRRRAIRHLEKGRVVIFAAGTGNPYFTTDSAAALRASEINADVILKGTRVDGIYTADPELDPNAKKFDNISFSEIIRSGLSIMDMTAFTMCQENAMPIVVFDINEPDNLIRILQGEAIGTLVSSEND, from the coding sequence ATGGCTAATTATAAAAGAGTCCTCCTCAAACTTAGTGGTGAGTCGCTGATGGGCGGCAAAGATTTTGGTATCTCTCCCAAAATGTTGGAACATTATGCTTCCGAAATTCGCAGAGCCGTAGATCAAGGGATCGAGGTGGCTGTTGTTATCGGAGGAGGAAATATTTTCCGCGGACTAGAAGCCAAAGATTCTGGCATCGAAAGAGTTCAAGGCGATTATATGGGCATGTTGGCCACGGTAATTAATGGCCTTGCCTTGCAATCTGCCCTAGAAGCAGAAGGCATTTATACCCGACTGATGACGGCTCTAGGTATGGATAAAGTAGCCGAACCCTATATCCGCCGCCGCGCTATCCGACACCTAGAAAAAGGCCGGGTGGTTATTTTTGCTGCCGGAACAGGAAATCCCTATTTTACCACAGATTCTGCTGCCGCTCTCCGCGCTAGCGAAATCAATGCAGATGTCATCTTAAAGGGAACTCGCGTAGATGGTATTTATACTGCCGATCCAGAACTAGATCCCAATGCCAAAAAGTTTGATAACATCTCTTTCTCTGAGATTATCCGCTCTGGCCTTTCTATTATGGATATGACGGCCTTCACGATGTGCCAAGAAAATGCTATGCCTATTGTGGTTTTTGATATTAATGAACCTGATAACCTGATTCGTATTCTCCAAGGAGAAGCCATCGGAACCCTAGTAAGTAGCGAGAACGACTAA
- the rplM gene encoding 50S ribosomal protein L13: MDTLSYRTQSAKKETVERNWWIVDAEGKTLGRLASEIAKVLRGKHKACFTPHVDTGDYVIIINAEKVNLTGRKLQQKVYLTYSGYPGGQKSATAAELLAKRPRRVLENAIKGMLPKNKLGRATFKKLFVYEGSEHPHQAQKPQPFDPTNK; this comes from the coding sequence GTGGATACGCTGAGTTACAGAACACAGTCTGCAAAAAAAGAGACCGTAGAGCGCAATTGGTGGATTGTGGATGCCGAGGGTAAAACCCTAGGTCGTCTTGCTTCTGAAATTGCTAAGGTGCTAAGAGGCAAGCACAAAGCATGCTTTACTCCTCATGTAGATACAGGAGATTATGTGATCATCATCAATGCTGAGAAAGTCAACTTGACTGGTCGCAAATTGCAACAGAAAGTATATTTGACTTATTCTGGATACCCAGGTGGTCAGAAGTCGGCTACAGCTGCAGAGTTGTTGGCCAAGCGTCCTCGCCGCGTGCTAGAGAATGCGATCAAAGGTATGTTGCCCAAGAACAAATTGGGTCGTGCCACTTTCAAAAAATTGTTTGTGTATGAAGGTTCGGAGCATCCTCATCAGGCTCAGAAGCCTCAGCCTTTCGATCCTACTAATAAATAA
- the tsf gene encoding translation elongation factor Ts: MAFKISAAEVKQLRDQTGAGMMDCKKALQEAEGDFDGAIEYLRKKGQKMTEKRADREAKEGVVLALTSEDATKGIAVRISCETDFVAKNDEFVAFVASIAELALANFPENAEALAALELSAGKTVADALVEKTGVIGEKIELNSYGRVEAAKVISYVHMGNKAGVVVGFNKDVENLETAGKDVAMQIAAMHPIAVDKDGVDASIVEKEIEIGKEVARNEGKPEELLERIAMGKLNAFYKENTLLNQEFVKGNKQTVAQFLGTLDKDLTVTSFVHITLG, encoded by the coding sequence ATGGCTTTCAAAATTTCTGCAGCCGAAGTTAAACAGCTACGCGACCAAACTGGCGCTGGCATGATGGATTGTAAAAAAGCCCTACAAGAAGCTGAAGGCGACTTTGACGGTGCTATTGAGTATCTTCGTAAGAAGGGCCAAAAAATGACCGAAAAGCGCGCTGATCGCGAAGCTAAAGAGGGTGTTGTTTTGGCACTTACTTCTGAAGACGCGACTAAAGGTATCGCTGTTCGTATTAGCTGCGAAACTGACTTTGTAGCTAAAAACGACGAATTCGTTGCTTTTGTAGCCTCTATCGCTGAGTTGGCCTTGGCTAACTTCCCCGAAAATGCTGAAGCTCTTGCCGCTCTAGAACTAAGCGCTGGCAAAACTGTAGCTGATGCACTTGTTGAGAAAACAGGTGTTATCGGTGAAAAAATTGAGTTGAACAGCTACGGCCGCGTTGAAGCTGCTAAAGTTATCTCTTATGTACACATGGGCAACAAAGCTGGTGTTGTTGTAGGATTCAACAAAGATGTTGAGAACCTAGAAACAGCTGGTAAGGATGTAGCTATGCAAATTGCTGCTATGCACCCCATCGCTGTAGATAAGGACGGTGTAGATGCCTCTATCGTAGAGAAAGAGATCGAAATCGGAAAAGAAGTTGCCCGCAACGAAGGTAAGCCCGAGGAACTACTCGAGCGTATCGCTATGGGTAAACTCAATGCTTTCTACAAAGAAAACACATTGCTTAACCAAGAGTTCGTAAAAGGAAACAAGCAAACTGTTGCTCAATTCCTTGGTACACTAGATAAGGACCTTACGGTTACTTCTTTTGTACACATTACCCTAGGTTAA
- the rpsI gene encoding 30S ribosomal protein S9, with protein MEMINTIGRRKAAVARVYLRQGSGKVTVNGLDYKEYFPAVHIQGKVVAPLQEVEVQNLYDIQVNVSGGGIKGQAEAVRLGISRALVEVNEEFRSPLKVKKYLSRDPRVVERKKYGKPKARKSFQFSKR; from the coding sequence ATGGAAATGATTAACACTATCGGAAGAAGAAAAGCGGCCGTAGCCCGTGTATACCTGCGTCAGGGTTCTGGCAAAGTAACGGTTAATGGTCTTGATTATAAAGAGTACTTTCCTGCTGTTCACATTCAAGGAAAAGTAGTAGCTCCTCTTCAGGAAGTAGAAGTACAAAACCTATATGACATTCAGGTGAATGTAAGTGGAGGTGGAATCAAAGGACAAGCTGAGGCTGTTCGTTTGGGTATCTCTAGAGCGTTGGTAGAAGTGAACGAAGAGTTCCGCAGCCCGCTCAAGGTGAAAAAATACCTCAGTCGTGATCCTCGTGTTGTTGAGCGTAAGAAATACGGTAAGCCCAAGGCCCGTAAGAGCTTCCAGTTCAGCAAACGTTAA
- the rpsB gene encoding 30S ribosomal protein S2 — translation MQTPTYKELLDAGCHFGHMKRKWNPKMRPFIFMERKGIHVIDLNRTIESLEETAKAMKQMAKSGKKILFVGTKKQARGIVEKAATSVGMPFVTDRWLGGMMTNFATIRKSVRKMQSIERMLNDGTLENITKKERLVLSRQHAKLHRMFGGIADLNRLPNSLFVVDISHEHLAIAEAKRLGISTIGIVDTNSDPTQVDFAVPSNDDASKAIAIVVNYLTEAIREGLEEGKKVKEEKASAEK, via the coding sequence ATGCAAACACCTACTTATAAAGAGTTGTTGGATGCGGGTTGTCATTTTGGCCACATGAAAAGAAAGTGGAACCCCAAAATGCGTCCCTTCATTTTTATGGAGCGTAAAGGTATTCACGTAATTGACCTTAACCGCACAATTGAATCGCTAGAAGAGACTGCTAAAGCCATGAAGCAAATGGCTAAGTCTGGCAAAAAGATCCTTTTTGTTGGTACCAAGAAGCAAGCTCGTGGTATTGTAGAAAAAGCAGCTACTAGCGTAGGCATGCCTTTCGTTACTGACCGTTGGTTGGGAGGTATGATGACTAACTTTGCGACTATTCGCAAGTCTGTACGCAAAATGCAAAGCATCGAGCGTATGCTCAATGATGGTACCCTAGAGAACATCACGAAAAAGGAGCGTTTGGTACTTAGCCGTCAGCACGCTAAACTTCACCGTATGTTTGGTGGTATTGCTGACCTAAACCGCCTACCTAACAGTTTGTTCGTAGTAGATATCAGCCATGAGCACTTGGCTATCGCTGAAGCAAAGCGTTTGGGTATTAGCACAATTGGTATCGTAGATACTAACTCTGATCCTACTCAAGTAGATTTTGCTGTTCCTTCTAACGATGATGCTTCTAAAGCTATCGCTATCGTGGTAAACTACCTCACTGAGGCTATCCGCGAAGGTCTAGAAGAAGGCAAAAAAGTGAAAGAGGAAAAGGCTAGCGCCGAGAAATAA